One window of Chloroflexus aggregans DSM 9485 genomic DNA carries:
- a CDS encoding cysteine peptidase family C39 domain-containing protein produces MRRYRITLIVGISLVLLTTVLIVGRQWFNRALLHWYFSSTYEPQPLTTATLVSAPDSWILVDTPWIAADLPVCQSTSLQMIAAHHGNLQPRPAIDWLMAFTYGFSALPDSVEVTPFGQDPEIGLRVAAPYLGLQRRYYTTDDPNLWLTAARSFIAQGHPVRVALDMGQLYDANELIPHSDVLAGYDQQGFFVYETVCVAPANCQAGHHRAGETGLYVTNERVLAAMEAHAAAFGYPWRYNLTIFLPTTPSTDIEPVWQQIARVTLGNQQYGPPTGLAALEQLIVALEHGHIAPQQIRETLALTARLRRENATFLRTAFAAEPDIVRAATYLAEAATYYEQASTATEPSQIAALLRHAATAERAFGETIQAYAP; encoded by the coding sequence ATGCGCCGGTATCGGATTACACTTATTGTTGGTATCAGTCTCGTCTTGCTCACCACTGTACTGATAGTTGGTCGACAATGGTTCAATCGGGCACTGCTTCATTGGTATTTTTCGTCAACGTATGAGCCACAACCGTTAACCACAGCCACGCTTGTTTCCGCACCTGATTCGTGGATATTGGTTGATACACCGTGGATTGCTGCCGATTTGCCGGTTTGTCAATCAACAAGTTTGCAGATGATTGCTGCCCACCACGGTAATCTTCAACCTCGTCCGGCCATTGATTGGTTGATGGCGTTTACGTATGGCTTCTCCGCTCTGCCTGATAGCGTCGAAGTGACTCCCTTCGGTCAAGACCCCGAAATCGGTCTGCGGGTAGCTGCACCTTACCTTGGCTTGCAACGTCGCTATTACACCACCGATGACCCCAATCTCTGGCTCACGGCTGCCCGCTCGTTTATCGCTCAGGGCCATCCGGTACGGGTAGCCCTCGATATGGGGCAGCTCTATGACGCTAACGAACTCATTCCGCACAGCGATGTCCTCGCCGGTTACGATCAACAAGGGTTTTTCGTCTACGAAACGGTTTGCGTCGCGCCCGCTAATTGCCAAGCCGGTCACCATCGAGCCGGCGAGACCGGTCTTTATGTTACTAACGAGCGGGTACTGGCGGCAATGGAGGCACACGCGGCGGCGTTTGGATATCCGTGGCGGTACAACCTAACCATCTTTCTGCCGACTACTCCCTCGACCGATATAGAGCCGGTGTGGCAGCAAATTGCTCGCGTTACGCTCGGCAATCAGCAGTATGGTCCGCCAACCGGTCTGGCCGCCCTTGAGCAACTCATCGTGGCGCTTGAACACGGCCACATTGCTCCACAGCAGATTCGAGAAACGTTAGCCTTAACCGCTCGCTTACGTCGTGAGAATGCCACCTTCCTCCGTACAGCTTTTGCCGCCGAACCGGATATTGTGCGGGCAGCGACGTATCTTGCCGAAGCCGCAACCTACTATGAACAGGCATCAACCGCAACCGAGCCGAGTCAGATCGCGGCGTTGCTCCGTCACGCTGCCACCGCCGAGCGCGCTTTTGGTGAGACAATTCAGGCCTACGCACCCTGA
- a CDS encoding response regulator transcription factor, which translates to MNTTEETVHLINEGRELHVVVIEDELTIAESLRVGLTYEGMRVTVASEGRSALQIVEEQGADLVILDLMLPDIDGMVVCRRLRAWSEKLPIIILTARGEVQERVKGLQLGADDYIVKPFSFDELLARVNAIFRRAGISRPVTVLQVAGLSLNLETREVTLHGRAIELTPTEFALLEQFMRHPRRVFTRQTLLSRVWGFTYVGDSNIVEVHISNLREKIGDHERKLIRTVYGVGYTLRPDDETMVA; encoded by the coding sequence GTGAACACAACCGAAGAAACCGTACACCTGATCAACGAGGGGCGCGAGTTGCATGTCGTGGTCATCGAAGATGAGTTGACGATTGCCGAGTCGTTACGAGTTGGCCTTACCTATGAGGGTATGCGGGTAACAGTTGCTTCTGAAGGGCGGAGTGCTCTTCAAATCGTTGAAGAGCAGGGAGCCGATCTTGTTATTCTCGATTTAATGTTACCTGACATTGATGGCATGGTTGTTTGTCGGCGGTTGCGTGCATGGTCGGAGAAATTGCCTATCATCATCCTGACTGCGCGCGGTGAAGTGCAAGAACGGGTGAAAGGCTTGCAATTGGGAGCCGACGATTACATTGTCAAACCGTTCAGTTTCGATGAATTACTGGCGCGGGTGAATGCTATTTTTCGACGGGCGGGCATCTCACGTCCGGTAACGGTACTGCAGGTAGCCGGACTGAGCCTTAATCTGGAGACGCGCGAAGTAACGCTGCATGGTCGCGCTATCGAATTGACGCCGACCGAGTTTGCATTACTCGAACAATTTATGCGTCATCCACGACGTGTTTTCACCCGCCAGACCTTACTGAGTCGGGTGTGGGGGTTTACTTACGTCGGTGATTCGAACATCGTCGAAGTTCATATCAGCAATCTTCGCGAGAAAATTGGAGATCATGAGCGGAAACTCATTCGCACCGTCTACGGTGTCGGTTATACCTTGCGACCCGACGATGAAACAATGGTGGCATAA
- a CDS encoding sensor histidine kinase, producing the protein MKQWWHNLPLRQRLAVLYSGLLALLLGLLGFGFYIDIQQFLFSSTELRIRAQAKPVIEQYVFTSADPVIHLPRIAQQLSRDLTSRDTTALVFDRDGRLLADGRKLPEEPVAIPVSADYLALALSGDNNVTIIQPVGEQRMLSLLIPLRTAPASSEILGVVQMTTPLTMIEITLQRQGFTILFGVIIMLVVGVIVGYWLTSSTLRPLNDLIVACRNIAQGNLRQRVPVVAPYDEVGQLTAAFAEMVEQLEKNFQAQQRFIADAAHEMRTPLTALRSGLEVLLRGAQDDPQTAFRLIQSMHCDVVRLCGVSEQLLDRARYESGRALMLRLVAIAEMMDEFAAQARLLVGERTLIVAHGPAVSVLIDSDGIKQALFHLIDNAIQHTTPQGEIRLGWSVERGMVQFWVADNGEGIAEADLPHVFTPFYRGSRSRSRRTGRAGLGLTLVQSVARAHSGEVTITSRLGEGTQVVIAIPYRVE; encoded by the coding sequence ATGAAACAATGGTGGCATAACTTACCGTTGCGGCAGCGACTAGCCGTTCTCTACAGCGGCTTGTTGGCATTATTGCTTGGGTTGTTGGGGTTTGGATTCTACATCGACATCCAACAATTCCTGTTTAGCAGTACCGAACTACGGATTCGAGCACAAGCCAAGCCGGTCATTGAGCAATACGTTTTTACATCAGCCGATCCGGTCATTCATCTACCTCGCATCGCGCAGCAGTTGAGTCGTGATCTCACCTCACGCGATACAACGGCGCTGGTGTTTGATCGTGACGGAAGGCTATTGGCCGATGGGCGTAAGTTGCCGGAAGAACCGGTCGCGATACCGGTAAGTGCCGATTATCTAGCGCTGGCGCTGTCCGGGGACAACAACGTTACGATCATCCAGCCGGTCGGTGAGCAGCGGATGCTCAGCCTCCTCATCCCGTTACGAACAGCACCGGCATCATCGGAAATATTGGGTGTGGTGCAGATGACGACGCCACTGACGATGATTGAAATAACGCTACAGCGACAGGGTTTTACCATTTTGTTTGGCGTCATAATAATGTTGGTCGTGGGGGTTATTGTTGGGTATTGGCTAACCAGTTCAACATTGCGACCACTAAACGATCTGATCGTTGCTTGTCGGAACATCGCGCAGGGGAATCTCCGCCAGCGCGTGCCGGTGGTTGCCCCGTATGATGAGGTAGGGCAATTAACGGCAGCCTTTGCCGAGATGGTTGAACAGTTGGAAAAGAACTTCCAAGCGCAACAACGGTTTATTGCCGATGCAGCGCATGAGATGCGCACCCCGCTGACGGCATTACGGAGTGGGCTAGAGGTGTTGTTGCGCGGTGCGCAGGATGATCCGCAGACAGCCTTTCGCTTGATCCAGAGCATGCACTGCGATGTGGTGCGCTTATGTGGGGTAAGTGAGCAGCTTCTTGATCGAGCACGCTACGAATCGGGCCGAGCGTTGATGTTGCGGTTAGTAGCCATTGCCGAGATGATGGACGAGTTTGCCGCGCAAGCTCGTCTATTGGTCGGTGAGCGGACGCTGATCGTAGCGCATGGCCCGGCGGTGTCGGTCTTGATCGATAGTGATGGGATCAAGCAAGCATTATTTCATCTGATCGATAATGCAATTCAGCACACCACGCCGCAGGGCGAAATCAGGCTGGGCTGGTCGGTTGAGCGAGGGATGGTGCAGTTTTGGGTGGCTGACAACGGTGAAGGGATTGCCGAAGCCGATCTGCCACACGTATTCACTCCCTTTTACCGCGGCAGCCGATCACGTTCGCGACGAACAGGCCGGGCCGGCTTAGGATTGACGTTAGTGCAGAGTGTGGCCCGTGCGCATAGTGGTGAGGTAACGATAACGAGTCGGTTAGGGGAGGGGACGCAGGTCGTCATTGCGATACCCTACCGGGTGGAGTAG
- a CDS encoding MarR family winged helix-turn-helix transcriptional regulator, with product MIALYRIAHAIEVLLRRRGKAARLTTTQIDTLLFLKYARLDVRTVGGLAQRLGVSYATASMVVDGLERRGLVARHGLPNDLRLVGLRLTEKGEAQLAEIEGALDGLQAALTELTPNEQAYLDSMLQRVVRSLQQIGAVQVYEMCWGCQFFRAYAHPDNAATPHHCAFVDAPLADNETRFECPDFVPMPERR from the coding sequence GTGATTGCACTGTACCGGATTGCCCACGCCATCGAAGTGTTGCTGCGTCGGCGGGGTAAAGCGGCCCGTCTGACGACAACCCAAATCGATACCCTCCTGTTTTTGAAATATGCCCGTCTGGATGTGCGGACGGTCGGTGGGTTGGCGCAACGGTTGGGGGTGTCGTATGCGACGGCGAGTATGGTGGTGGATGGGCTTGAGCGGCGAGGGTTGGTAGCCCGTCACGGCTTGCCGAACGATCTGCGCTTGGTTGGGTTACGGTTGACCGAAAAGGGTGAAGCGCAATTGGCCGAGATTGAAGGGGCGCTCGATGGCTTACAGGCGGCGTTAACAGAGTTGACCCCGAATGAGCAGGCATATCTGGATAGTATGCTGCAGAGGGTGGTACGTTCGTTGCAGCAGATCGGCGCCGTTCAGGTGTACGAGATGTGCTGGGGCTGCCAGTTTTTCCGGGCGTATGCGCATCCCGATAATGCAGCGACACCGCATCATTGCGCCTTTGTTGATGCACCGCTTGCCGATAATGAGACGCGGTTTGAGTGTCCTGATTTTGTGCCGATGCCTGAAAGGAGGTGA
- a CDS encoding glutaredoxin family protein produces the protein MWQLTLYGAADCDDTAQTRALLHERQIVFHEHAIDNDPVAEQFVVFINGGYRSTPTLVFTAGRFKLVVTEPTADELMLALQIANRLPSPVTERGGGHNDSDSDSRL, from the coding sequence ATGTGGCAATTGACGCTCTACGGTGCAGCCGATTGCGACGATACTGCTCAGACACGGGCATTGCTGCACGAGCGTCAGATCGTGTTTCACGAGCATGCGATCGATAATGATCCGGTGGCCGAACAGTTTGTCGTGTTTATCAACGGAGGCTATCGTAGCACGCCAACCTTGGTCTTTACGGCAGGGCGGTTTAAGCTGGTCGTGACCGAACCAACCGCAGATGAGTTGATGCTGGCATTGCAGATCGCTAACCGTTTGCCGTCGCCGGTGACTGAGCGAGGAGGAGGTCACAATGACAGCGACAGCGATTCCCGGTTATGA
- a CDS encoding protoglobin domain-containing protein, with amino-acid sequence MTATAIPGYDYGTAQVAHAPLSLADFELLKQAVMFGPDDERYLRMAGEVLADQIDDVLDLWYGFVGSHPHLLYYFTDGQGHAQNEYLAAVRRRFGQWILDTCRRPYDQVWLDYAYEIGLRHHRHKKNQTDHVQAVPHIHFRYMVAFMYPITATIKPFLAKKGHSPEEVEAMYQAWFKSVVMQVALWSAPYVASEDF; translated from the coding sequence ATGACAGCGACAGCGATTCCCGGTTATGACTACGGAACGGCGCAGGTAGCACACGCACCGTTGAGCTTGGCCGATTTTGAACTGCTGAAACAGGCGGTCATGTTTGGGCCTGACGACGAGCGTTATCTCCGGATGGCCGGTGAGGTACTGGCCGATCAGATTGATGATGTGCTCGATCTCTGGTATGGGTTTGTCGGCTCGCATCCGCATCTGCTTTACTATTTCACCGATGGGCAAGGCCATGCGCAGAATGAATACCTGGCTGCGGTACGTCGCCGCTTTGGGCAGTGGATCCTCGATACATGCCGGCGACCCTACGATCAGGTGTGGCTGGATTATGCCTATGAAATCGGGTTGCGCCATCATCGCCACAAGAAGAATCAGACCGATCACGTGCAGGCTGTTCCGCACATCCACTTCCGCTATATGGTAGCCTTCATGTATCCGATTACGGCAACCATTAAGCCGTTTCTCGCAAAGAAAGGACATTCGCCTGAAGAAGTGGAGGCTATGTATCAGGCATGGTTTAAGTCGGTGGTGATGCAAGTAGCGCTCTGGAGTGCGCCTTACGTGGCATCGGAAGATTTCTAA
- a CDS encoding transposase → MPAHTGTRVAFADYREVLYRAAALFTPGQRIVLFADRGFCDVELLLALKKLGWHYRIRVKQSLTVYTSRTTQRLPGRTDAAKTWSGTFCPSGHAHLSLHRAGTSCPGLSRRRSTYP, encoded by the coding sequence GTGCCGGCACACACCGGTACCCGCGTCGCCTTTGCTGACTACCGGGAGGTGCTCTACCGCGCTGCCGCGCTGTTCACACCAGGTCAACGGATTGTCTTGTTCGCCGACCGCGGTTTCTGTGATGTCGAGTTGCTCCTGGCTCTCAAGAAACTTGGATGGCACTATCGCATCCGGGTCAAACAATCCTTGACGGTCTATACGAGCCGGACAACACAGAGGCTGCCCGGTCGAACGGATGCTGCCAAGACGTGGTCAGGCACGTTTTGTCCATCAGGTCACGCTCACTTGTCGCTGCATCGGGCCGGCACATCTTGCCCCGGCCTGTCCCGCCGCCGGTCAACATACCCCTGA
- a CDS encoding reverse transcriptase N-terminal domain-containing protein: protein MSPARGKVEVSAGFRSWADVVRRIKRNIQRQRTEDWKTLRRKEYRRNVYRLQRCIYRATRQGDRRRVHKLQRLLLRSWSARCLAVRRVSQENRGKRTAGVDGVKNLTPRQRICLARELANLTEWQIAPIRRTYMPTMLPWCKPH, encoded by the coding sequence GTGAGCCCGGCACGTGGGAAGGTAGAGGTATCGGCGGGGTTCAGGTCTTGGGCAGACGTGGTCAGACGGATAAAGCGAAACATCCAAAGACAACGGACTGAGGACTGGAAGACGCTACGCCGGAAGGAATACCGGCGCAACGTCTACCGACTCCAAAGGTGCATCTACCGAGCGACACGGCAAGGTGACCGGCGGCGTGTCCACAAGTTACAACGGCTGCTGCTTCGTTCGTGGTCGGCGCGCTGTCTGGCCGTTCGACGGGTAAGCCAGGAGAACCGGGGCAAGCGCACGGCAGGGGTGGATGGGGTAAAGAACCTTACGCCCCGGCAGAGGATATGCCTGGCGCGGGAACTGGCAAACCTGACCGAATGGCAGATTGCGCCGATACGCCGGACATACATGCCCACTATGCTCCCCTGGTGCAAGCCGCACTAA
- a CDS encoding endo-1,4-beta-xylanase — protein MIVMRTLRSYGVPVYVTELDMDMSSLGGTQESRILRQAAMYKIVTDAMLASGVCRSISFWGAVDGFSFPESLGHQNAEPLLFDRNLNHKPAYYAVSSVLLEYLRSTRQTSP, from the coding sequence ATGATTGTGATGAGAACATTGCGATCATACGGCGTGCCTGTATATGTCACAGAATTGGATATGGACATGAGTAGTTTAGGTGGGACCCAAGAATCGAGAATACTTAGGCAGGCAGCAATGTACAAGATCGTGACAGATGCCATGTTGGCTTCTGGCGTCTGTAGAAGCATATCCTTCTGGGGTGCCGTAGATGGATTTTCCTTTCCTGAGAGTTTAGGCCATCAGAATGCGGAACCCCTCTTGTTTGATCGCAATCTTAACCATAAACCAGCATATTACGCGGTAAGTAGCGTGTTGCTTGAATACCTGAGAAGTACGCGGCAGACATCACCATAG
- a CDS encoding DsrE/DsrF/TusD sulfur relay family protein, protein MKALFILNDAPYGSEKAYNALRMAMALQKDYPDVEVRVFLMADAVTCALPNQTTPQGYYNIERMLKAVISKGGQVKACGTCSEARGIKGLALLDGVEISTMSQLVQWTVEADKVLVF, encoded by the coding sequence ATGAAGGCGCTATTCATACTCAACGACGCTCCCTATGGTTCCGAAAAAGCGTATAACGCTTTGCGGATGGCAATGGCGTTACAAAAGGACTATCCCGATGTGGAAGTTCGCGTCTTTCTGATGGCAGATGCAGTAACCTGCGCGTTGCCGAATCAAACAACTCCTCAAGGGTACTACAACATTGAGCGTATGCTCAAAGCAGTTATCAGCAAAGGTGGGCAGGTAAAGGCTTGTGGGACTTGCTCGGAAGCGCGTGGAATAAAAGGGCTTGCCTTACTCGACGGAGTTGAAATCAGCACAATGAGCCAATTGGTGCAATGGACGGTTGAAGCAGATAAGGTGCTTGTGTTTTGA
- a CDS encoding class I SAM-dependent methyltransferase, which produces MDGVSVFDKHANEYDRWFDENETIYQAEVNALRRLVPTTGVGIEIGAGTGRFSMPFGIRIGVEPSRMMARIAKARNISICQAIGERLPFRDNQFDFALLVTVICFAKDVTRLLREVKRVIKVGGKVVIGFIDRDSPLGQLYQSRKDTDKFYREAHFYSVPEILSLVRRVGFGELQFCQTVFGLPGNDPMAYQVHDGFGKGAFVALSATKLYSAGDKK; this is translated from the coding sequence ATGGATGGAGTATCAGTCTTCGATAAACACGCAAATGAGTATGACCGTTGGTTCGATGAAAACGAAACAATCTATCAAGCCGAAGTCAATGCCTTGCGAAGGCTTGTCCCGACCACAGGAGTCGGTATTGAAATCGGCGCTGGCACGGGACGGTTTTCAATGCCTTTCGGGATACGAATAGGCGTTGAGCCATCCAGAATGATGGCGCGAATAGCGAAGGCAAGAAATATCTCTATTTGTCAAGCGATAGGAGAACGCTTGCCTTTTCGTGATAATCAATTTGATTTCGCCCTATTGGTCACTGTTATCTGCTTTGCAAAGGACGTAACCCGATTACTCCGTGAAGTCAAAAGAGTCATAAAGGTTGGCGGAAAGGTTGTCATCGGTTTTATTGATAGGGACAGTCCGTTGGGGCAATTGTACCAGTCACGCAAAGATACCGACAAGTTCTATAGAGAAGCGCACTTCTATTCCGTGCCAGAAATTCTCTCCCTTGTTCGTCGAGTTGGTTTTGGAGAATTGCAGTTTTGTCAAACGGTTTTTGGTCTTCCAGGCAACGACCCGATGGCTTATCAAGTCCACGATGGTTTCGGCAAAGGTGCATTTGTCGCCCTCAGTGCAACAAAACTCTATAGCGCAGGAGATAAGAAATGA
- a CDS encoding phage integrase N-terminal SAM-like domain-containing protein gives MLRVKHYSPRTEEAYVDWITRFIRFHDKRHPAEMDAPEIEAFLTHLAVKEKVAASTQNQALAAILFLYREVFLWTSMAVSNPSAPPLLSVCPPSSPKTRCSAFSRK, from the coding sequence GTGCTGCGCGTCAAGCACTACTCCCCCCGCACCGAGGAAGCCTACGTGGATTGGATCACCCGCTTCATCCGCTTCCACGACAAACGCCACCCCGCCGAAATGGACGCCCCGGAGATCGAGGCATTTCTCACCCACCTGGCTGTCAAAGAAAAAGTCGCCGCCTCCACCCAGAATCAAGCCCTCGCCGCCATCCTCTTCCTCTACCGCGAAGTCTTTCTATGGACCTCGATGGCCGTATCGAACCCCTCCGCGCCTCCACTCCTCAGCGTCTGCCCACCGTCCTCTCCAAAGACGAGGTGCAGCGCCTTCTCGCGCAAATGA
- a CDS encoding integron integrase, with amino-acid sequence MDLDGRIEPLRASTPQRLPTVLSKDEVQRLLAQMTGIYRLMAQLLYGAGLRVMECVRLRVKDLDFARRQIIVHDGKGMKDRVTLLPDCLVVPLQEHLQMVKRIHEHDLAQGYGAVALPFALNGKYPNAAREWLWQYVFPSDRLTPDAAGILRRPHLDVSGLQKAVKSAARQAGITKRVSCHTFRHSLATYLLENGYDIRVVQELLGHKDVRTTMIYTHVLDLGPPAVRSPLD; translated from the coding sequence ATGGACCTCGATGGCCGTATCGAACCCCTCCGCGCCTCCACTCCTCAGCGTCTGCCCACCGTCCTCTCCAAAGACGAGGTGCAGCGCCTTCTCGCGCAAATGACCGGCATCTACCGCCTGATGGCCCAACTCCTCTACGGTGCCGGCCTGCGCGTTATGGAATGTGTCCGCCTGCGCGTCAAAGACCTAGATTTTGCCCGCAGGCAGATCATCGTGCATGACGGCAAAGGAATGAAGGATCGGGTCACACTCCTGCCAGACTGCCTCGTCGTACCACTTCAGGAGCACCTGCAAATGGTGAAACGTATTCATGAACATGACCTGGCGCAGGGATACGGCGCGGTCGCGCTCCCCTTCGCCCTCAACGGCAAGTATCCCAACGCCGCCCGCGAATGGCTCTGGCAATACGTCTTCCCCTCTGACCGGTTGACCCCCGACGCTGCCGGCATCTTGCGCCGCCCACACCTCGACGTTAGCGGACTCCAGAAAGCCGTTAAGTCCGCCGCCCGGCAGGCCGGCATTACCAAACGGGTCAGTTGTCACACCTTCCGCCACTCCCTCGCCACCTACCTGCTCGAAAACGGCTACGACATCCGCGTCGTTCAGGAACTCCTCGGCCACAAAGACGTGCGCACGACCATGATCTACACCCACGTGCTCGACCTTGGCCCCCCGGCCGTGCGCAGTCCCCTGGATTAG
- a CDS encoding tyrosine-type recombinase/integrase encodes MDIGFVGVLRSQKPAHRPDLLTRAEVKLVLDAVPDGVNKLIFGLLYGAGLRLIECLRLRVGDVDFAHRQITVRDEKGKPDHLTLLPVSLIGPLQNRLRYARMLHQQDLAAGYGDVYLPPAVQEEYPDITERASLARQWRRQYIFPAAHLSTDPRSGLTRRHRVDESVPQKALRQAALSTGIPKRVNCRALRDAFAAHLLESGYGRPHHPGAPRPQRRGDHDGTLHPRPQPPRPGYPQPAG; translated from the coding sequence ATGGACATCGGCTTTGTCGGCGTCCTTCGCTCCCAAAAGCCCGCACACCGCCCCGATCTGCTGACCCGCGCCGAGGTCAAGCTCGTGCTCGACGCCGTTCCGGATGGCGTCAATAAACTGATCTTTGGCCTGCTCTACGGCGCGGGGCTGCGCCTGATCGAATGTCTGCGCCTGCGCGTCGGCGACGTGGATTTCGCCCACCGCCAGATCACCGTCCGTGACGAAAAAGGAAAGCCCGACCATCTGACCCTTCTTCCGGTCAGCCTGATCGGGCCGCTACAAAACCGGCTCCGATATGCCCGCATGCTTCACCAACAGGATTTGGCCGCCGGCTATGGTGACGTTTATCTCCCGCCCGCCGTCCAAGAGGAGTACCCCGACATAACCGAACGCGCCTCACTCGCCCGCCAATGGCGCCGGCAATACATCTTTCCCGCCGCCCACCTCTCCACCGATCCGCGCTCCGGCCTCACCCGCCGCCATCGTGTAGATGAGAGCGTCCCCCAGAAAGCCCTCCGTCAGGCCGCCCTCTCGACCGGTATCCCCAAGCGCGTCAACTGCCGCGCCCTCCGCGACGCCTTCGCCGCCCACCTGCTCGAATCCGGCTACGGACGTCCGCACCATCCAGGAGCTCCTCGGCCACAAAGACGTGGCGACCACGATGGAACGCTACACCCACGTCCTCAACCGCCCCGGCCCGGCTATCCGCAGCCCGCCGGATGA